From the genome of Bradyrhizobium elkanii USDA 76, one region includes:
- a CDS encoding DUF992 domain-containing protein, with translation MRLSTLTLAALALLAPFATANAAPQVQAGVLQCQGGENVGFVVGSVARLECVFQSGGRRPEPYVATVKRIGVDLGVTATTQLAWAVSAPTTQLPRGALAGSYGGVGVNASVGLGAGGNFLFGGPNNAYALQPISVQGQTGLNVAAGIAGIDLEPVRYNGPRRHHRHHRHHHHH, from the coding sequence ATGCGACTTTCGACCCTCACCCTTGCAGCGCTTGCGTTGCTGGCGCCGTTCGCCACCGCCAACGCGGCGCCTCAGGTTCAAGCCGGGGTCCTGCAATGCCAGGGCGGCGAGAATGTCGGCTTCGTTGTCGGCTCTGTCGCGCGCCTCGAATGCGTGTTCCAGAGCGGCGGCCGTCGGCCCGAGCCCTATGTTGCGACCGTGAAGCGGATCGGCGTCGACCTCGGCGTCACCGCGACGACCCAGCTCGCCTGGGCCGTGAGCGCGCCGACCACCCAGCTTCCGCGCGGTGCGCTGGCCGGCAGCTACGGCGGCGTCGGCGTCAACGCCTCGGTCGGCCTCGGTGCCGGCGGTAACTTCCTGTTCGGCGGTCCGAACAACGCCTATGCGCTGCAGCCGATCAGCGTGCAGGGCCAGACCGGCCTCAACGTCGCGGCCGGCATTGCCGGCATCGATCTCGAGCCGGTCCGCTACAACGGTCCGCGCCGGCATCACCGTCACCACCGTCATCATCACCACCACTAA
- a CDS encoding PAS domain-containing protein, with translation MRFDWRAISGPALTTITASAAFLLDRLVVAVPNPAPLFVCIVALASSISGITSGLISAAIAVAASALFFLDHRALPGYDTADVARMLMLAATAAGTAVITGMLRQKWIDAFAADQQHHATAERLAAALDQVDIGIVLLDADTRAEFINRAFRDYFALSDAQAESKPPFVALMYHGRDTGAFELPEDELSAFIAERIAMMRAGDSTPINLNLADGQVLRFSCTALPDGGRMLSYTPVTDLVRHTDDPAKADEYRAQRAGRERRLARLLRAAE, from the coding sequence ATGCGGTTCGACTGGCGTGCAATTTCAGGTCCGGCCCTGACGACGATCACGGCATCCGCCGCGTTCCTGCTCGATCGCCTCGTTGTCGCCGTCCCCAATCCCGCGCCGCTGTTCGTCTGCATCGTGGCGCTTGCGAGTTCGATCAGCGGTATCACTTCCGGGCTGATCTCCGCCGCGATCGCGGTGGCCGCCTCGGCGCTGTTTTTCCTCGATCATCGCGCGCTGCCCGGTTACGACACCGCCGACGTCGCGCGGATGCTGATGCTGGCGGCGACTGCGGCCGGCACCGCTGTGATCACCGGGATGCTGCGGCAGAAATGGATCGACGCCTTTGCCGCGGACCAGCAGCATCACGCCACCGCGGAACGGCTCGCCGCCGCGCTCGATCAGGTCGACATCGGCATCGTGCTGCTCGACGCCGACACCCGCGCCGAATTCATCAACCGCGCCTTCCGCGACTATTTCGCGCTGTCGGATGCGCAGGCCGAGAGCAAGCCGCCCTTCGTCGCGCTGATGTATCACGGCCGCGACACCGGCGCCTTTGAACTGCCGGAGGACGAGCTGAGCGCATTCATCGCCGAGCGCATCGCGATGATGCGCGCCGGCGACTCCACGCCGATCAATCTCAACCTCGCCGACGGCCAGGTGCTGCGCTTCAGTTGCACCGCGCTGCCGGACGGCGGCCGCATGCTGAGCTACACGCCGGTGACCGACCTCGTGCGGCACACCGACGATCCCGCGAAGGCCGATGAATATCGGGCGCAGCGCGCCGGGCGCGAGCGCCGTCTGGCGCGACTGCTGCGCGCCGCCGAGTGA
- a CDS encoding DMT family protein, giving the protein MPAISPSLLPILMLFASNVFMTFAWYGHLKFKGHSLPIVIMVSWGIAFFEYWLAVPANRWGSAVYSAAQLKTMQEVITLVVFAAFSVLYLKEPLGWNHALGFAFIAAGAFLIFHKWG; this is encoded by the coding sequence ATGCCCGCCATTTCGCCGTCGCTGCTGCCGATCCTGATGCTGTTCGCCTCGAACGTCTTCATGACCTTCGCCTGGTACGGCCATCTCAAGTTCAAGGGTCATTCGCTCCCCATCGTCATCATGGTGAGCTGGGGCATCGCCTTCTTCGAATACTGGCTGGCGGTGCCGGCCAATCGCTGGGGCAGCGCGGTCTACTCGGCGGCGCAGCTCAAGACCATGCAGGAGGTGATCACGCTGGTCGTGTTCGCCGCCTTCTCGGTGTTGTACCTGAAGGAGCCGCTGGGCTGGAATCACGCGCTCGGATTTGCCTTCATCGCCGCCGGCGCGTTTCTGATCTTCCACAAATGGGGGTAA
- a CDS encoding pyridoxal phosphate-dependent aminotransferase: MAFLSAALDRVKPSATIAVTDKARALKAAGRNVIGLGAGEPDFDTPANIKLAAIHAIEAGKTKYTDVGGIPELKEAIINKFARENGLTYKPNQVIVGTGGKQVLYNALMATINPGDEVIIPAPYWVSYPEMVALAGGESVPVVCPASTGFKLRPEDLEKAITPKTKWVILCSPSNPTGSAYTKSELKAITDVLVRHPHVWVMTDDMYEHLVYDDFVFTTAAQVEPSLYDRTLTVNGVSKAYCMTGWRIGYAGGPAQLIKAMATIQSQSTSNPSSIAQWASVEALNGPQDFIAANNKVFKERRDLVVSMLNQASGIECPRPEGAFYVYPSCAGTIGKKAPSGKLIDNDEAFVTELLESEGVAVVQGSAFGLGPAFRISYATKTSDLEDACKRIQRFCGNLR; the protein is encoded by the coding sequence ATGGCCTTCCTGTCCGCTGCGCTCGACCGTGTGAAGCCGTCCGCGACGATCGCGGTCACGGACAAAGCACGCGCGCTGAAAGCCGCGGGCCGCAACGTCATCGGCCTCGGCGCCGGCGAGCCTGACTTCGATACGCCCGCCAACATCAAGCTGGCTGCGATCCACGCGATCGAGGCCGGCAAGACCAAGTACACCGATGTCGGCGGCATTCCGGAGCTCAAGGAAGCCATCATCAACAAGTTCGCGCGCGAGAACGGCCTGACCTACAAGCCGAACCAGGTCATCGTCGGTACCGGCGGCAAGCAGGTGCTCTACAACGCGCTGATGGCGACCATCAATCCGGGCGATGAGGTGATCATCCCGGCGCCGTACTGGGTCAGCTATCCCGAGATGGTGGCGCTCGCCGGCGGCGAGTCGGTGCCGGTGGTTTGCCCGGCCTCGACCGGCTTCAAGCTGCGTCCGGAAGATCTCGAGAAGGCGATCACGCCGAAGACCAAATGGGTGATCCTGTGCTCGCCGTCGAACCCGACCGGCTCGGCCTATACGAAGAGCGAGCTCAAGGCGATCACCGACGTGCTGGTCAGGCATCCGCATGTCTGGGTGATGACGGACGACATGTACGAGCACCTCGTCTATGACGACTTCGTCTTCACCACGGCGGCGCAGGTCGAGCCGAGCCTGTACGATCGCACGCTGACCGTGAACGGCGTGTCGAAGGCCTACTGCATGACCGGCTGGCGCATCGGCTATGCCGGCGGCCCGGCGCAGTTGATCAAGGCGATGGCGACGATCCAGTCGCAGTCGACCTCGAACCCGTCGTCGATCGCGCAGTGGGCTTCGGTCGAGGCGCTCAACGGTCCGCAGGACTTCATCGCCGCGAACAACAAGGTGTTCAAGGAGCGTCGCGACCTCGTGGTGTCGATGCTCAACCAGGCGAGCGGCATCGAGTGCCCGCGGCCGGAAGGCGCATTCTACGTCTATCCGTCCTGCGCCGGCACGATCGGCAAGAAGGCGCCGTCGGGCAAGCTGATCGACAACGACGAGGCGTTCGTCACCGAACTGCTCGAGAGCGAAGGCGTCGCCGTGGTGCAGGGATCGGCGTTCGGGCTCGGACCCGCGTTCCGCATTTCCTACGCCACCAAGACCTCCGATCTCGAGGATGCTTGCAAGCGCATCCAGCGCTTCTGCGGCAATCTGCGGTAG
- a CDS encoding glutathione S-transferase family protein, translating to MYKLYSMQRSGNSYKVRLALAVLNTPYEAVEIDILRGESRTPEFLAKNPSGQVPLLEVAEGRHLAESNAILWYVAIGTPLAPESRIERAEALQWMFFEQHALEPNIGAAYFWLSLVKGGRDLQTHALEDWMERGYAALQVMENHLKDHTYFAAGQLTVADIALYGYTHVADRCDFDLATFPSIRAWLKRVEQTPGFVSMDWQPGTKAEPEPHLAAGV from the coding sequence ATGTACAAGCTCTATTCGATGCAGCGCTCCGGCAACAGCTACAAGGTCCGGCTGGCGCTTGCCGTGCTGAACACGCCGTACGAGGCGGTCGAGATCGACATCCTGCGCGGCGAGAGCCGCACCCCGGAATTCCTGGCCAAGAATCCGAGCGGCCAGGTGCCGTTGCTCGAGGTCGCCGAAGGCCGCCATCTCGCCGAGTCCAATGCCATCCTCTGGTACGTCGCAATCGGCACACCGCTGGCGCCGGAGTCGCGGATCGAGCGCGCCGAGGCGCTGCAGTGGATGTTCTTCGAGCAGCACGCGCTGGAGCCGAACATCGGCGCAGCCTATTTCTGGCTGTCGCTGGTCAAGGGCGGACGCGACCTGCAGACGCACGCGCTGGAGGACTGGATGGAGCGCGGCTATGCGGCGCTGCAGGTGATGGAGAATCACCTCAAGGACCACACCTATTTCGCCGCCGGACAGCTCACCGTCGCCGACATCGCGCTCTACGGCTACACCCACGTCGCCGACCGCTGCGACTTCGACCTGGCGACCTTTCCGTCGATCCGCGCCTGGCTCAAGCGGGTCGAGCAGACCCCCGGATTTGTCTCGATGGACTGGCAGCCCGGTACCAAGGCCGAGCCTGAGCCCCACCTCGCGGCCGGCGTCTGA